GGCGGCGCAAGCGCATGGCGCCGTCGTAGGTGTCGACATCGAATCCGAATTGCCGCAGCCCCGGAAGGTCGGGCTTGTTGACCCGGCTGCCGGCCGCGAGCACCAGGCGGTCGTAGCCGTACGCTGCGCCGGCCGACGTCGTGACGGTGCGGGCGTCGACGTCGATACGCGTCACCTCGGCGGTGACGTGCGCGACGCCGACGGGGTCGAGCAGCTCCGCGAGCGGGATGCGGCAGCTGCTCAGGTCGTCCTCGTAGTTGCGCACCCGGATGTCGTGGAACGGTTGGGCGCTGAGCACCGTGACCTCCACGCTCCCCGCGGGAACCCCGAGCTCGTCGAGGCGCCGCGCAGCGCCCAGCGCGGTCCACAGCCCGGCAAAACCGGACCCGACGATCAGGACCCGGGCCGGCCCGTCAGCACGTCGCGGATCTGGCCCAGGGTCATCTTGGCCTTGTGGCCGGGAAGGAGCATCCACGTGTGCATGCCTCCTTCGAGTTCGTACCAGCCGATGTCCAGGCCCTCGGACTTCGCTCGCCGGCGGAAGGCGCGGGCGTCGGGGTTGAGTACATCATGGGTCCCGGTGAAAACCGTCAATCGCGGGAGCCCGTCCAGCGGTCCGACGCTGGGGCTGAGCAGGGGAGTGTCGAGCGGATCGCCGCCGGCGTAGCGGATGCCCGCGGCGCGCAGGTCGTCGAGGTTGAGGAACGGGTCGATCTTGGCGACCTTGGGCACGTCGGGGTCCGGCAGCCCGAGGTGCATCCAGGGCGAGAGCAACACGGCGTCGGTGGGCTGCGGCAGACCGGCGTCGCGCACCGCGTGGCACAACGCGAAGGCCATCCCGCCGCCGGCTGAATCTCCGATGAACGCCACCGACTCCGGGTCGCGGGTCTCCAGGATGCCGCGGTAAAGCTGTAGCAGGAAGGGAAAGACCTGGCGGTAGTTGTGCTCGGGCGCGATCGGGTAGATCGGCACCGTGATCGTGCGGTTCAGCATGGTGGCCAGCCGCGCGATGGCCGGCCAGTGGAAATGCGGCAGCAGGTCCAGCACGTAAGCGCCGCCGTGCAGGTAGATGAGGTGACCGGCGTGGCCGCGGGAATCGACATGACGCGGGGTGACCTGGTAGACCGGCCGGCCGTTGAGATCCTCG
This genomic stretch from Mycobacterium paragordonae harbors:
- a CDS encoding alpha/beta hydrolase fold domain-containing protein — translated: MRTLARPVHKPHVTQRLLRASGVRNRMFPPAKLASWAANPRPPYCGLPSKLVLKKVDVVREDLNGRPVYQVTPRHVDSRGHAGHLIYLHGGAYVLDLLPHFHWPAIARLATMLNRTITVPIYPIAPEHNYRQVFPFLLQLYRGILETRDPESVAFIGDSAGGGMAFALCHAVRDAGLPQPTDAVLLSPWMHLGLPDPDVPKVAKIDPFLNLDDLRAAGIRYAGGDPLDTPLLSPSVGPLDGLPRLTVFTGTHDVLNPDARAFRRRAKSEGLDIGWYELEGGMHTWMLLPGHKAKMTLGQIRDVLTGRPGS